The genomic interval CAGCAGACCCAGTTCTATCGAACCTAGCAACGCCCATAATGGCAGAATAAGTGGGATATTTTCAAGCGGCAGCCGACCATCTAGTAGTCATCAAAGAGTTCAACAGCCTGCAGTGGATTCTAGGCCATCATCCATCTCCAGATCAGCTGCTGTTAGAGGTACTCGTAACGAATCTTTTCTACGCAGCTTCGACCTCCTCTCTCTCGGTACTGAGAAGGCAAGAAGTGGAAGTAAACAGAAAGCAAAGCAAACTCCTTTCCTTCTGCCATAAGATGTACCTTCAAAAATTCCCTGAGTTACAATAGTGCTCCACACCTTTTATGGGTGATGCCTTTGAGCACATTGTTTCCTGCCTGATGGCAAGTTACAAACGACTGAGACTAGTAAGCAAATTAATGCACAATGTTGGCGATCTTGGGCAATAAAGCGCCTAAGAGCCAGTGATATCGTGTTCTTATATTGTTGTTTTTAAGAGTAATATATTAATATTAGGATATCTTTGCTATGTGTGTGATTCGTGGTATGTTTTTtgagtttaatttctaaaattcttaAAACGCTTGGTTTTCCTTGTTGTTTACAtctagagatgattttattggaTTAAAATTGTTTAACTATGACTTAATCACGGAGGCTTTCTTTcatctttttgttttgtttttctttttggtgTTGATTGCTCTTTTTCAGTTATTCGCAGGGAAATTTTAGAATGCTTGATGGTTGGGAAGGTGTACTTGTTAGAGCTCTGAGTAGCACTGTAAATGAGCCTATAAATGAACCAACTCAGTTAAGTTTTATGATGTAATCagataatcaaatttaaaatgagctAAGTCATTAAAATGGTCGttcaaatttgatttgatttttttagCATGATTTAAACTTGTATGGTTATTATTAAATTTGATATAAGTTTGGTTGttcattttaagtttttttaattatttaccaAGATAAGACTGCTTTTATGGATACGATTCATTATTTGTTTAATCTCATGAGTTatttattaaatgaatataaataagttAGGAAgttaattgatgatgattttgtaaagaaaagaaaattaatttcaaatatacCTAGCTCCGGTCAATCTGGGGCGATCAATTTACTCGTCCAGCGAAAGGGGCTGACAAGTTTGAGTTCTGCTTACAAAAAGGATGTCGTCTTTATCTGAGGTAAAAATACTGCGTCAAGATTAAAGATGTTAcacaaaaatatttatatattattatattcatataatatccattaaataatagaaataaagtgGATCCGTGGCGCAATGGTAGCGCGTCTGACTCCAGATCAGAAGGTTGCGTGTTCGATTCACGTCGGGTTCAATTCCCTTCTgccttatttttttcctttaaaaagAATAATacttttattaaaattatcaattaaaacaTCAAATAAGTGGATCCGTGGCGCAATGGTAGCGCGTCTGACTCCAGATCAGAAGGTTGCGTGTTCGATTCACGTCGGGTTCAATGCCCAGCTTTATTAATTTTGAACTTTATGACAATTATTGAAGACGTAGTCTGATGAGATGGGTCCCAACACCACTGCGAGTTCTATCAGTTCAGttcaaagtttgaaactaaaatttttaactaGACGTCCGAAATTAGAATGGCGTGTCCAAGGTAAGATCAAGTTTGACTTTTCTTTGCCTTAAAATTAAACCTTTTGAGACAAGGAGTGCCTTACTCCATTTTAGTCAGATCTCAATTACCTCcttactctcttttttttttttttttttttttttttctaattattaattcaGATGCTCAAGTTTCACTCGATCAATTCATCCGTTGAGTGCATTTGAAAATATGAAGGGTGCATTTGATTGAGAGAGATTATTTTTGATAATCTTGATTATTTATCTAagattatcaataaaaattttatttgatttacgTAATCGATGATTCTTGAGTAATATTTCATGTCCGATACGTTAGCAAAAGTGATATGCAACCAGAAATTAGAAAATTTCGGAAAACTaaagtttttcttgattcctagattaacgaatttttttttacccaaaatactttcggataagagaaaaatatgataaaaaataaaaacataaaaaataaaaaaatataataaaattaaaaatgtaaaataataaaaaaatggtaaaatcccttaaaaattttaaaaaaattaaaaatagaattaaaaaaacattaaaaaataggaaaaatataaaaaaacattaaaaaaaataaaaaatagaaaaaacgtaaaaacaaaatttttttaaaaagtgaaaaataatgaaaaagcgttaaaacataaaaattgtaaaaaaacataacaaaatttttaaaaacgtataaaccaaaaaataaataaataaataaataaaaattaaaaaattaaaaaattaaaaaaaacttaaaatataaaataggtaaaaaactttaaaaaaataaaaacaaaaaaaaaattaaaaatataaaaataaagaaaatgtgaaaaagaaaaagtaaaaaaatatagagtttaaataataataataataatatgtatagttggttttgtaatcgagggtaatatagtaaaatattaaattatgttattcattaaaaccctcaaataaataagtttttgttgcattactagattgaaccaaacaatatttggttatattttattctccataaccttggttatgtgattacctgataatcatataaccaaggttatatatgataacttgaaccaaacgcaagGTATGTTTGGTTGGAGATTATccttgataattttaattattcatttGAGGTTATCATCGAAAACCGTGTTTTATTTAGGTAATCAATTATTCCCGAGTAATATTCTATGTCTGACACGTCAGTGAAAGGGACATGCACCCCGAAATCGAAAAACCTTGAAaaacaaagatttttttttatttcgagattaacaaaaaaaatttaccCAAAATACCTTCGAATAAGAGAACAATatgataaaaaaagaaaaatataaataaaaaaaattaaaaataaaatatttaaagaaaacataaaaaaaaatagaaaaatgtaaaaatgggaaaaaataaaaaaacataaaaaaatagaaaaaatgtaaaaaaaaaattaaaacgaaaataaatttaaaatatatataaaaataggaaaaaaacataaaaattaaaaaactttaaaaaaataaaaaagaaaacaaactgaaaagaaataaaaatacctaaaaataaagaaaaacgtgaAAAAAATTAGAGTATAAAAGATATATATGGTTGATTTTATAACTAaggataatataataaaatattaaattaaattatttattaaaatcttcaaacaaataaattttattaCATTACTTAAAGTTAACCAAACAATattagattatattttattctctATAATCTTAAGTATATGATTAgttgataatcacataactaaaattatacataataattTTAACAAACACATCCTAATAATATTGCACCAATACCGACAGTCGACCTTCACAGTCTTTACCATCCCTATAAGGTCCTTCTAGTGTCAAACCGTTGAGTATATTTGACTCGACGACGGACTCGTgagctttcaaaaaaaaaaaatcgcatAAAACTTGCTTGattcctttaaaaaaaaaatcaacaaatttAACTCTTTTATCTATTATGTCATTTTGGAGAAACGCAACTAATTGTCCACTTGATGTAGTCTAATTAACCAAACAATTAAATTGAGAAATCGCACAACAATtatccactaattaattaattaattaggccAAATGGCATGCCTTCTTCGTCCAAGCCAAAAACAAACTGTGAAATCACGAATAATTTTACAACAAACCTGTATTCATATTAATCTAAATGATTTAAACACACTAAAACATATTAAATTATCAACTTACTATTGTATACCACAAGAACAAAATGTATCTCTTATAAAGCAGGCTTATTTTATCATCACTTGCTTTCCTAAATATTCTTTCAAGAAACAAGTCATAGAATTTGAACCATCAGCTCAACTGTGATCAGTGGCTGCAATTCCTTAACAGTCATCCACAGGCTTGATGCTAATAGACAATTCGATCTCTAGAAAAAGTTTGGAATTAAGATCAAATCTCAGCCAAGAACTTTTGGCAGCAGCCTTCACAAAGTGCTTGCAAGAATCACAAGGACAAAGTTTGATTCAGAAGTTGTGGGCAAAACATGAGAGAGCATAAAGGAGGCTGATAAATTATGGTGCAGCAACTCTTCTTCACACAAGGATCAAAAACATAGAAAAGTTTGCCATTACTTTGCATCTATGATCACAGAACATATTCTTCGGGAAAGATGAGTcacttttttttcctttctatttttatttctaactCTCCCATAACAAAAGGAAAAGATGGTTCTCAGAGCACAATAATTAGCATAAGGTTCACATAATATGTTCTATTGACTGAAAGTAATGCTGGAGTGGCCATAGAATAATCCAGCTACGTCTACGTTTACCTTGTATTGTAGGATTTACAACACATTAGCTGCCGCTGGAAGCTAGGCAGCAGCGACAGATTCACCATTGTCAGATTTCTCGGTCGTGTTGGATGCTTGAACAGCATCCTTCATGGAAGTCAAAGAGCATTTctccttgatctcaacttggtTTATGTGTTGTTGCCTGCACTCGAGGCTACAGAAGGCAGTATCACCCCTGTGAAGAATGATATGTAGCAGTAAATCCAGTTAAGCTCGAAGCATAAAAAAATCAGCATTAATGACAGAATTTATGGATGTTGAAGTGAAGGACAAGTTGCCAAATAGATATTGATGAATTTTTTCCACATTCAACTGTTTCATTGAAGAAatcaaataaaaaagaataaaatgCAAAGATTAGGATCCAAGAAAGATATAAACAAAGATAATTTAGAAGCTCttccaatataaattatatatacaTGCTGATCGTATGTATGTATGAACTAGCAATATCAACTACAATTTTTTGCATTTTCAGCAAACAATTCTGTCTAAACAATTTAAGCGCATAAAGTGAAAAGAATAGTATGAAACAATTGAGACAATATCTCTCGCAGTTCACAGTATTTTTCTAAGCCTGAACAAAGATTTACATCTTGCCAATTACTGATTTGTGACATGATCTGGCTGCTATAAATTGAAAAAGATAGCTGAACAATAATGCAAAGTGGCAAGCATTTGCAACAGCTTGAATATTTCCAATGGGGTAAGCATGAACTTAAATATCTACATGCTTTCATTCatcagaaaaaggagaagaagatacACACAGGTTTGCGTATGATCAGTAAGTAAATATGTGCACAAAATCATCTCCATGATTTCCTATGGAGCAGAATCGAACAATGGCAAGGAGGGAATCAAAtcagaaatttctttttaaaggAAATGTTAGATAAAAACCAAAAATAGCAGAAAAATAAGAACAAGAGATGATGAGacatccaaataaaaaaaaaaaaagcgaaCCCTAAAAATCATTTTCCCCCTTTGTTGACGCTGAGAAATACCTATACATGAAGGTGTCGCGTCCGGGGCCGAGGCGGCGCTTGCAGAGGCCGCAAGCCATCAAAAAGGGCGCGGTCTCCGTCACCGCGAAGTCGCTGGAGATCCTCCGCCGCCCTCGTCCTCCGACGCCACTGCCCGGTGGAGCCACTCCGCCAGAGTGGTATCCGGCCTCGATCCAGTTGACACTCACGAGCTCTCCTCCGACGAGGACCTTCCGCGGAGCTCCCTCCGCAGGATCCACGTCCGCGGCTTGGCGCTGGGTGCGGTGCTCCTGGAGGAGGCGGCTGCTGCTCTGGCTGTCACCGCCCGCCGGACGCGGGGTCTCCCCCTCGGCGGCGAACTCCGTCATGCTGGTTGTACGCCGCATGGCGGGCCGCGGGCGCTTCTTTACCATCATCGTCCTCCTTCGAGCGTCCTCCCTCGCTCTTTCGCTCGAGTAGCGAGGGAGGCCACTAATATAGGACAGGGAAAGCGACACGTGACCGGAGCAAAGGCGGTGAGGTCACCGCGGAGATTGAGAGTGGGAGAGtggttaattaaattaacatgggTAAATTTCATTTACCGCCCATctttatattatttttcaaactaCCATAGAAACTTTAGATTATCacaatacaatacaatacaattTAAAATTCATAAATTAAAAAGTAGCACATCTAATTCCCTCGAGTTAATATTGTTATCattaaaattatgataaaattagaattttcaaaattcactTAATTTGACTCCATAATTTATGGTTATAAAACTGAAAA from Zingiber officinale cultivar Zhangliang chromosome 6B, Zo_v1.1, whole genome shotgun sequence carries:
- the LOC121988427 gene encoding FCS-Like Zinc finger 7-like, encoding MMVKKRPRPAMRRTTSMTEFAAEGETPRPAGGDSQSSSRLLQEHRTQRQAADVDPAEGAPRKVLVGGELVSVNWIEAGYHSGGVAPPGSGVGGRGRRRISSDFAVTETAPFLMACGLCKRRLGPGRDTFMYRGDTAFCSLECRQQHINQVEIKEKCSLTSMKDAVQASNTTEKSDNGESVAAA